The following DNA comes from Polynucleobacter necessarius.
CAGATTAATAGCGGCACAGCTGCTTATTTATTGACCATTGGTACGATTGTGATTACTGTATTTACACGCTGGCATCCGCTTTACCTCATTGCAATTGGCGGAGCATTGGGTGTCTTAGGATTTATTTAAACAGATAGCGGAAAAGATATGAAATTGATTCAAAACTCCACCATTTTTCTAGTGAGCTTGCTCACTGTTTTCTGCGGCACATCTTTTGCGCAAAGCAATTAACCAGCTAAACCTGTTAACTTTATCGTGTCTTATGGTGCTGGTGGTAACGCTGACTCAAGAAGTCGTCAAATCGCACAGACAATGAGCGTCCTCTTGAAACAACCGATTGTGGGTGATAACAAACCAGGCGCTGGCGGCAACATTGGCACCGAAGCCATTGTTCGAGCTGCGCCAGATGGCTACACCATTGGCATGGGCAATTTCGCGCCAATGGCGGTGAACAAAACACTTTTTGGTAATTTGCGATACGACCCTGAAACTGATTTAACACCCATCATCTTGATTGAAAAAGGTCCCCTAGTTTTAGTGGTCAACTCCAACTCCCCTTATAAAACAGTTCAAGATATTGTTCCGGCCGCAAAAGCAAAACCCGGCACCCTCACATTCTCCTCCGGCGGGATTGGTGGTAGCCATAAACTTTCAGCGGAACTATTTGAAATGAATGCTGGCATTTAAATGATTCATGTGCCCTATACGAGTGGCTCAGCTGCCTTAACCGACCTCATGGCTGGTAACGTAGACCTGATGTTTGATCAAATGTATTCCGCGGTACCCAGCATTAAAGCCGATAAGATTCGTCCACTTGCTATCACTAGCAAAAAGCCCTCCCCCCCCCTGCTTCCTAATGTTCCAAGCTTTTCAGAGTTAGGCTATCCAAAGGTTGAGGTTCTGAATTGGCAAGGGTTGATTGAGCCTAAGGACACACCAAAAGCAATTATTGATAAATGAAATCCGACTGCAAATGAGGCGCTTAAAGATCCCCAGTTGCGTGACCTCATGTTGTCACAAGGCAATGAAATTGGTGGAGGTAGTCCAGCCGACTTTGCCTCTCTCATCAAAGCGGAGGTATCTAAATGGAGTGCTGTTGTCAAAACAGCCAACATCAAACCAGAGTAAAAAAATAAGGGTACAAGAACAAAGGGGCCTAGGCCCCTTTTTTATGTGATAGCTTGGTAAGTCAAAATACCTAAAAAAGTGAGAACGAGAGAGCCAACTAAGTTTAAAAGAGCAGTACCCAGCGCCCAAGTAAATTCACCACGCTGCATAAAACCTACTACCCAGAAAAACTAGAGAAAGTAGTGAGACCGCCCAAAAAGCCAGTCACTACCAGCAATTTCCACTCGGGCGAGAGATGGGGGGTTATTGCCAAAAAATGCTACCGCAATGCCAATCAAGTACCCACCAACCATATTCGAAATAAAGGTGCTCAAAGGTAGTGAAGATGCTGCACCCACAGTGAGAAAATTAAAACCCGCTCTTAGTAAGGCGCCAAACCCTGCTCCAAAAAAGATTGCAAAGATAGGTAGCCACATAATCCGCTCTTTATTAAATGGAAAAACACAGCATACTGATAGAACCCATCTCGATCCCATCCGTAAATACCTTTGCTTGCTCGCCCTCATACTGCAGAGCCAATGTATACAAAGCGGGCCAGTAGTGTTCTGCAGTCGGGATCGATAAATGAGCGGCTTCACCATAGCGCTCCCAATCAATTAAGGGCCCATGATGATTTGCATTTATTTTTGCACTGAAAAACTCATTAAAGTCTTGTGCCCATGGGTAAGGTTGAGCGTCATCCTGCCAACGAATGGTGCGCAAGTTATGCACCACATTGCCGCTCGACAAAATGAGAATATTTTCATCACGTAGTGGGCGGAGCTGTTTAGCAAGCTCGTAATGCTCTCGCGCCGATATCGATCCATCTAAACTCAGCTGCACTACCGGCACATCCGCATATGGATACAGATATTTCAGGACAGACCATGCGCCATGATCAATGCCCCATTCATTCTCTTCGAGCACCACCGGGACATTTAATAATTCTTGGACGCGATCAGCCAAAGCGGGACTGCCTGGCGCAGGATATTGAATATCAAAGAGCGCTTGCGGAAAGCCGCCGAAATCGTGAATCGTTTTGGGTTTATTCATTGCGGTAACCCATACTCCGCGGGTTACCCAATGCGCTGAAATCACCAATATTGCGTCAGGACGATTAAGTGATTTTCCTAGAGCAGACCATGCCGCTGTATAGCGGTTTGGCTCTATGGCATACATCGGACTGCCATGGCCAGCGAATACCGCAGGTTGGCGATGGCTAGTCATTTAATGCTAATTAACCGAATACGTAACACGTATGAGCCGCAACCAAAGCAAACAAAATAGCCAAGCTTGTAGCAGCTCCGAACATCACGATCAATGTAATGATCTTTTTGTTGATTTCTTCTTTTGATTCGTTATGCCATTCGTTCATGCTAAATCCTCTGTAAACACATTAATGCATAGGGATAATTATCCACTATCGACCGCGACCTGCCTTGCGCATCATGCCCTTTCCGCCACCAAACCCCGCCTGAGGCCTTCCAGCTGGACCAGATGGCCCTTTTGGAGCGGGTGGACGCGCCGGTGGCTTGGTAATAGCCGCCTTTACTGGGGTTTTTGAATCGGGTTTCTTTTCGTCAGTCACTTTAAGCTCCTATGGATATCATATATTGCCATGATTACTGACTATTCTATCCAAGCTGTCGCAATTAATGCGATTCCCCTAATTTTCGCCATCACCATCCACGAAGCAGCCCATGGTTACGCTGCCCGCAAATTTGGGGATAACACAGCCTATATGCTGGGACGGGTCAGCCTAAACCCAGCCAAACATATAGACCCCGTAGGAACCATCTTGATTCCACTGGTCTTAATGCTGACGGGATCCCCTTTTTTAGTTGGATACGCCAAACCAGTACCCGTGAACTTTGGCCGCCTCAGAAACCCCAGACTTGACTCAATCTGGGTTGCTTTGGCAGGCCCGGGATCGAATTTCATCCAAGCTCTTATATGGCTGACTCTTTTAATCCTATTGGTGGGGTTCGGTGTAAACGAGAAATTTCTAATCTCAATGTCACAAGCGGGCATTACTTGGAATCTAGGCTTACTCGTATTTAATCTATTTCCCTTGCCTCCTCTAGACGGTGGTCGCGTTCTGGCAAGCCTGCTTCCCGCACGCCAATCTATTGCCTTGGGCAAAGTAGAGCCCTGGGGCTTTTTTATAGTTTTAGGACTGGTATTCACAGGGGTGATAGGCGCCTTATGGATAAACCCCTTGATGAACTTCTTTGAATGGCTCATTCTTTTACTAACAAGCCCCTTAAGAATGATTTTTTAAGCCCAGCAGAAATCAATATTGTGAGATATCATGTGCTCAGCAGTCCCACTTTATCAAAGGAGAGTCGTCATGAAACTTCAAAAAGTTGCTATCGGCGCAGCAGCATTCCTAGCATTCAACGGAACTGTATTTGCGCAATTTCAAAATGCGGAAAAAGCTGTTGACTATCGTGAAAGTGTTTTTACGGTGATGGCCACCCACTTTGGACGCATTGGCGCGGTAGTGAAAGGTGAAGCGCCCTACAACAAAGATGAGGTCGCAAAGAATGCCGCGATCGTAACGATGATGTCCACACTCCCATGGCAAGCGTTTGGCCCCGGAACAGAAGGTGGCAAAGCAAAGCCTGAAGTATGGTCAGATAACGCAAAGTTCAAAGCCGCTGCAGATAAAATGCAATTGGCTGTA
Coding sequences within:
- the ygiD gene encoding 4,5-DOPA dioxygenase extradiol, with the protein product MTSHRQPAVFAGHGSPMYAIEPNRYTAAWSALGKSLNRPDAILVISAHWVTRGVWVTAMNKPKTIHDFGGFPQALFDIQYPAPGSPALADRVQELLNVPVVLEENEWGIDHGAWSVLKYLYPYADVPVVQLSLDGSISAREHYELAKQLRPLRDENILILSSGNVVHNLRTIRWQDDAQPYPWAQDFNEFFSAKINANHHGPLIDWERYGEAAHLSIPTAEHYWPALYTLALQYEGEQAKVFTDGIEMGSISMLCFSI
- a CDS encoding site-2 protease family protein, whose protein sequence is MITDYSIQAVAINAIPLIFAITIHEAAHGYAARKFGDNTAYMLGRVSLNPAKHIDPVGTILIPLVLMLTGSPFLVGYAKPVPVNFGRLRNPRLDSIWVALAGPGSNFIQALIWLTLLILLVGFGVNEKFLISMSQAGITWNLGLLVFNLFPLPPLDGGRVLASLLPARQSIALGKVEPWGFFIVLGLVFTGVIGALWINPLMNFFEWLILLLTSPLRMIF
- a CDS encoding c-type cytochrome, with the translated sequence MKLQKVAIGAAAFLAFNGTVFAQFQNAEKAVDYRESVFTVMATHFGRIGAVVKGEAPYNKDEVAKNAAIVTMMSTLPWQAFGPGTEGGKAKPEVWSDNAKFKAAADKMQLAVMGLNKVAQSGDLESIKKSFGTAGSTCKSCHDDFKKK